The proteins below come from a single Oncorhynchus keta strain PuntledgeMale-10-30-2019 chromosome 1, Oket_V2, whole genome shotgun sequence genomic window:
- the LOC118384307 gene encoding alpha-actinin-4 isoform X7, whose amino-acid sequence MVDYHASNNQASSGGPAVYMDPREQENDWDRDLLLDPAWEKQQRKTFTAWCNSHLRKAGTQIENIEEDFRDGLKLMLLLEVISGERLPKPERGKMRVHKINNVNKALDYIASKGVKLVSIGAEEIVDGNAKMTLGMIWTIILRFAIQDISVEETSAKEGLLLWCQRKTAPYKNVNVQNFHISWKDGLAFNALIHRHRPELIDYDKLRKDDPLTNLNNAFEVAEKYLDIPKMMDAEDIVGTLRPDEKAIMTYVSCFYHAFSGAQKAETAANRICKVLAVNQENEHLMEDYEKLASDLLEWIRRTIPWLENRAPEKTMAEMQQKLEDFRGYRRVHKPPKVQEKCQLEINFNTLQTKLRLSNRPAFMPSEGRMVSDINGSWHNLEGAEKGYEEWMLNEIRRLERLDHLAEKFRQKATIHESWTDGKEAMLTQKDYETASLSEVKALLRKHEAFESDLAAHQDRVEQIAAIAQELNELDYYDSPSVNARCQKICEQWDALGSLTQSRRESLERTEKQLESIDELYLEYAKRAAPFNNWMEGAMEDLQDMFIVHNIEEIQGLITAHEQFKSTLPEANKEREAIQAIQAEVQKIAQYNGIKLSGGNPYTTITPKSIDDKWHKVEQLVPQRDRALQEELAKQQSNDHLRRKFATQANIVGPWIQTKMEEIGRISIEMNGTLEDQLVNLREYEQSIIEYKPNIDQLEGDHQLIQEALIFDNKYTAYTMEHLRVGWEQLLTTIARTINEIENQILTRDAKGISQEQLHEYRTSFNHFDKDHSGALMAEEFKACLISLGYDVENNKAGDAEFARIMGIVDPNNSGAVTFQAFIDFMSRETTDTDTADQVIASFKILAADKNFITAEELRRELPPDQAEYCIARMAPYSGPDAKPGALDYMSFSTALYGESDL is encoded by the exons acgtTCACGGCCTGGTGCAACTCCCACCTGAGGAAAGCAGGCACGCAGATCGAGAACATCGAGGAGGACTTCAGGGATGGCCTCAAACTCATGCTCCTGCTGGAGGTCATCTCAG GGGAACGGTTACCTAAGCCCGAGAGAGGCAAGATGAGGGTCCACAAGATCAACAACGTTAACAAAGCGCTGGACTACATCGCCAGCAAGGGGGTCAAGCTGGTGTCCATTGGCGCAGAGG AAATTGTGGATGGCAACGCCAAGATGACCTTGGGCATGATCTGGACGATCATCCTCCGCTTCGCCATCCAGGACATCTCCGTGGAAG AGACCTCTGCCAAGGAGGGCCTGCTCCTGTGGTGCCAGAGGAAGACTGCGCCCTACAAAAACGTCAACGTGCAGAACTTCCACATCAG CTGGAAGGATGGCCTTGCCTTCAACGCTCTGATCCACAGACACAGGCCAGAGCTCATTGACTACGACAAGCTAAGGAAG GATGACCCCTTGACCAACCTGAACAATGCCTTTGAGGTGGCTGAGAAGTACCTGGACATCCCCAAGATGATGGATGCTGAAG ACATCGTGGGCACGCTGAGGCCTGACGAGAAGGCCATCATGACCTATGTCTCCTGCTTCTATCACGCCTTCTCTGGCGCCCAGAAG GCTGAGACTGCAGCCAATAGGATCTGCAAGGTGCTGGCTGTCAACCAGGAGAATGAGCACCTGATGGAGGACTACGAGAAGCTGGCCAGTGAT CTGTTGGAGTGGATCCGCCGGACCATCCCGTGGCTGGAGAACCGGGCTCCAGAGAAGACCATGGCCGAGATGCAGCAGAAGCTGGAGGACTTCCGGGGCTACCGCCGTGTCCACAAGCCCCCCAAGGTGCAGGAGAAGTGTCAGCTGGAGATCAACTTCAACACCCTGCAGACCAAGCTGAGGCTGAGCAACAGGCCCGCCTTCATGCCCTCCGAGGGACGCATGGTGTCG GATATCAACGGGTCGTGGCACAACCTGGAGGGGGCGGAGAAGGGCTACGAGGAGTGGATGCTCAACGAGATTCGTCGCCTGGAGAGACTGGACCACTTGGCTGAGAAGTTCCGTCAGAAAGCCACCATCCACGAGTCCTGGACCGATG GTAAGGAGGCCATGCTGACCCAGAAGGACTATGAGACAGCCAGCCTGTCGGAGGTCAAGGCTCTGCTGAGGAAACACGAGGCGTTTGAGTCTGACCTGGCCGCCCACCAGGACCGCGTGGAGCAGATCGCTGCCATCGCACAAGAACTCAA TGAGCTGGACTACTACGACTCTCCTAGTGTGAACGCCCGCTGTCAGAAGATCTGTGAGCAGTGGGACGCTCTGGGGTCTCTCACCCAGAGCCGCAGGGAGTCTCTGGAG AGGACAGAGAAGCAGCTGGAGTCCATTGACGAGCTGTACCTGGAGTACGCCAAGAGGGCGGCGCCCTTCAACAACTGGATGGAGGGGGCCATGGAGGACCTGCAGGACATGTTCATCGTTCACAACATCGAAGAGATCCAG GGCCTAATCACAGCCCATGAGCAGTTCAAGTCTACCCTCCCAGAGGCCAACAAGGAGCGGGAGGCCATCCAGGCCATTCAGGCGGAGGTGCAGAAGATTGCCCAGTACAACGGCATCAAGCTGAGCGGGGGCAACCcctacaccaccatcacacccaaGAGTATTGACGACAAGTGGcacaag gtgGAACAGCTGGTGCCCCAGCGTGACCGGGCCCTGCAGGAGGAGCTGGCCAAGCAGCAGTCTAACGACCACCTGCGCCGCAAGTTTGCCACCCAGGCAAACATCGTCGGGCCCTGGATACAGACCAAAATGGAG gagaTTGGGCGGATATCCATTGAGATGAATGGAACTCTGGAGGACCAGCTGGTGAACCTGAGAGAGTATGAGCAGAGCATCATAGAGTACAAGCCCAACATCGACCAGCTGGAGGGAGACCATCAGCTCATCCAGGAGGCCCTCATCTTTGACAACAAATACACCGCCTACACCATGGAG CACCTGCGGGTGGGCTGGGAGCAGCTCCTCACCACCATCGCCCGCACCATCAACGAGATCGAGAACCAGATCCTGACCCGCGACGCCAAGGGCATCAGCCAGGAGCAGCTGCATGAGTACCGCACTTCCTTCAACCACTTTGACAAG GACCACAGCGGGGCCCTGATGGCTGAGGAGTTCAAGGCGTGCCTGATCAGCCTGGGCTACGATGTGGAGAACAACAAAGCG GGCGATGCCGAGTTTGCCCGCATCATGGGTATAGTGGACCCCAACAACAGCGGAGCTGTCACCTTCCAGGCCTTCATAGACTTCATGTCCCGGGAGACCACGGACACCGACACAGCCGACCAGGTCATCGCCTCCTTCAAGATCTTGGCTGCAGACAAG aACTTCATCACGGCTGAGGAGCTGAGGCGTGAGCTGCCTCCAGACCAGGCAGAGTACTGCATCGCCCGCATGGCGCCTTACTCGGGCCCCGACGCGAAGCCTGGAGCTCTCGACTACATGTCCTTCTCTACCGCCCTCTACGGGGAGAGTGACCTCTAG